The following proteins are co-located in the Marinomonas profundi genome:
- a CDS encoding DUF3530 family protein has protein sequence MKKFTALPHVIMALLVLSANPTLWAEEPQVTPNNNTAPAQPTRPEDAKEYLIPKPQESRIEALTTSLAIRRLDHEILTLEADGEPFLTLYKPSMTSSTQGCVILLAGDNEHPDWPDAIAPLRNDLPQYSWCTLSVEVPDIIKRGQPVSTASIEENNQTNAELPNQAMVFARIQAAMSHAQSNDVEQFVLLGDNTGASYALGFVVANPTAGTALALINIEAPAKMSHYALAQKIRHVTQPTLDYYVNHNASSNQFARWRKQAANQRTQQSGDYTQLDAMPDRVTGKDSKQQLIQRVRGFLKQNTLQVNQQKTLPKVKKGLFYESPVNH, from the coding sequence ATGAAGAAATTTACTGCGCTGCCCCACGTTATCATGGCCTTGCTGGTATTAAGTGCCAATCCCACTCTCTGGGCAGAAGAGCCGCAAGTAACGCCAAACAACAATACCGCCCCAGCGCAACCGACGCGGCCAGAAGACGCTAAAGAATACCTTATTCCCAAACCTCAAGAGTCTCGTATCGAGGCGCTAACCACCTCTTTAGCCATAAGACGCCTAGACCATGAAATCCTTACATTAGAAGCCGATGGCGAGCCTTTCCTTACCCTTTACAAACCGTCCATGACAAGCTCAACACAAGGCTGCGTCATTCTGTTAGCGGGGGACAACGAACACCCAGACTGGCCAGACGCCATCGCGCCACTCCGCAACGATCTCCCCCAATACAGTTGGTGCACTTTATCGGTTGAAGTACCTGACATCATCAAACGCGGCCAGCCCGTTAGCACAGCAAGTATTGAAGAAAACAACCAAACAAACGCTGAGTTGCCAAATCAAGCCATGGTCTTTGCTCGAATACAAGCCGCGATGAGCCATGCCCAAAGTAACGATGTCGAGCAGTTCGTGCTGCTCGGCGATAACACTGGCGCCAGTTACGCACTGGGCTTTGTTGTTGCAAATCCCACTGCTGGGACAGCATTGGCTCTGATCAATATAGAAGCACCCGCCAAGATGAGCCATTACGCTCTCGCCCAAAAAATTCGCCACGTCACGCAACCGACACTCGACTATTATGTTAACCACAATGCCAGCAGCAACCAGTTTGCGCGGTGGCGTAAACAAGCCGCCAATCAAAGAACACAACAAAGCGGCGATTACACACAACTGGACGCCATGCCCGATCGCGTCACTGGAAAAGACAGCAAGCAACAGCTGATCCAAAGAGTGCGCGGTTTTTTAAAACAAAACACCCTTCAAGTAAACCAACAGAAGACATTGCCTAAGGTAAAAAAAGGGCTTTTCTATGAAAGCCCCGTCAACCATTAA
- a CDS encoding magnesium transporter, which produces MHNQVADLIETLIQDEHSPESINKAISALTPDDVALALESIPLAQRRQAWANIKQANRLDILVEMRGESRQLLLKGLDDTEIENLFADVDAEDLLEITDSLPDRLVDIALKQMDNKQREYYQQGIVYDDDLVGRWIDHELLIASQSIRVSEALRLLKKNIPDYTDMVYLVNRTGRWVGCVKFDQLFKAQDHEPVSNLIDEECSFIHADTELTKAAEQLERSALSALPVVDDNHILLGRFHAGLAMETWRLEHEAQQMSTAGLNEESDLFAPVKRSAATRGIWLGINLLTAFLASAFIGLFEATLQQVVALAVLMPVVASMGGIAGSQTLTLIVRGLALGQITRSNLKSLLSKELKVGGLNGILWAIVIGVVTLWWFESPMLGAVIGLAIIVNIFMAALSGVLIPVILDKLRIDPALSGSVILTTVTDIAGFVAFLGLGTLLLL; this is translated from the coding sequence GTGCACAACCAAGTCGCCGACCTTATTGAAACCCTCATCCAGGATGAGCATTCACCCGAATCCATCAACAAGGCAATATCAGCATTAACGCCAGATGATGTAGCACTCGCACTCGAATCCATCCCGCTTGCTCAGCGAAGACAGGCGTGGGCTAATATTAAGCAAGCCAATCGACTGGATATTTTGGTTGAAATGCGTGGCGAGTCTCGTCAGTTACTCTTAAAGGGGCTGGACGATACAGAAATTGAAAACTTGTTCGCCGATGTCGACGCGGAAGACCTGCTTGAAATAACAGACTCCCTACCAGACCGTCTAGTCGACATTGCGCTTAAACAAATGGACAACAAGCAGCGTGAATATTACCAACAAGGTATTGTTTACGATGACGACCTTGTCGGCCGCTGGATCGATCATGAACTATTAATTGCCTCGCAATCGATTCGGGTATCAGAAGCGTTAAGATTGCTTAAAAAGAACATACCGGACTACACCGACATGGTGTATCTGGTCAATAGAACAGGCCGCTGGGTGGGTTGCGTCAAATTCGACCAACTGTTTAAAGCCCAAGATCATGAGCCTGTTTCGAATTTAATCGATGAAGAATGTTCTTTTATTCACGCCGATACAGAGCTAACAAAAGCCGCCGAACAATTAGAACGCTCCGCCCTATCTGCGCTCCCAGTGGTGGATGATAATCACATTTTATTAGGCCGCTTTCATGCCGGATTGGCCATGGAAACCTGGCGTTTAGAACACGAAGCTCAGCAAATGTCGACGGCGGGCTTAAATGAAGAGTCAGACTTGTTTGCGCCGGTAAAACGCAGTGCAGCGACTCGTGGCATCTGGCTTGGCATCAATTTATTAACGGCGTTTTTAGCCTCGGCGTTTATCGGTTTATTTGAAGCCACATTACAACAAGTGGTTGCGTTAGCCGTATTAATGCCCGTTGTTGCCTCTATGGGCGGCATTGCCGGCAGTCAAACGCTTACCTTGATTGTTCGCGGTCTGGCCCTTGGGCAAATCACCCGCAGCAACTTAAAATCGTTATTATCCAAAGAGTTAAAAGTCGGGGGATTAAACGGCATATTATGGGCGATTGTGATTGGCGTGGTCACACTGTGGTGGTTTGAAAGCCCAATGCTGGGTGCAGTGATAGGCTTGGCGATTATCGTTAACATTTTTATGGCCGCGCTTTCCGGTGTATTAATCCCTGTGATACTGGATAAATTACGCATTGATCCGGCGTTATCTGGCTCCGTTATTTTAACCACGGTCACGGATATCGCGGGGTTTGTCGCCTTTCTGGGATTAGGTACATTATTACTGTTATAA
- the rpe gene encoding ribulose-phosphate 3-epimerase: MNDFIIAPSILSADFARLGEEVDNVLAAGADIIHFDVMDNHYVPNLTIGPMVCKALRKHGVTADIDVHLMVKPVDRMIGDFIEAGASIITFHPEASEHLDRSLQMIRDGGCKAGLVFNPATSLEHLKYVMDKIDMVLLMSVNPGFGGQSFIPGTLDKLREARALIEASGYDIRLEVDGGVSEKNIADIARAGADTFVAGSAIFGKADYKAVIDAMRKALASVR, encoded by the coding sequence ATGAATGATTTTATCATTGCCCCTTCGATCCTTTCTGCCGATTTTGCTCGTTTAGGCGAAGAGGTTGATAATGTGTTGGCGGCCGGAGCCGATATCATACACTTTGATGTGATGGACAATCATTACGTTCCTAATTTAACGATTGGCCCTATGGTCTGTAAAGCATTGCGCAAACATGGTGTCACAGCTGATATTGATGTGCACCTGATGGTAAAGCCCGTTGATCGTATGATTGGCGATTTTATTGAAGCGGGTGCGTCTATTATTACCTTTCATCCAGAAGCCAGCGAGCACCTTGATCGCTCCTTACAAATGATTCGAGATGGTGGCTGTAAAGCGGGCTTAGTATTCAACCCTGCGACGTCTCTTGAGCATTTAAAATATGTCATGGATAAAATCGACATGGTGTTGCTGATGTCGGTTAACCCAGGTTTTGGCGGGCAATCTTTCATTCCGGGCACATTAGACAAATTGCGCGAAGCGCGAGCTCTGATTGAGGCGAGCGGCTACGATATTCGTCTTGAAGTGGATGGTGGTGTGAGTGAAAAAAATATCGCCGACATCGCCCGCGCTGGTGCGGATACCTTTGTTGCCGGCTCTGCTATTTTCGGTAAAGCAGATTACAAAGCGGTGATTGATGCGATGCGCAAAGCATTGGCGAGTGTACGTTAA
- a CDS encoding helix-turn-helix transcriptional regulator, producing the protein MTNKTISTQQPQNELIKIQEVMEITTFSRNTIYKLMGNGEFPRLSKVGRGSYWKRREIEQWINDLTPATDEQVQEAAEQAAKAARKKVH; encoded by the coding sequence ATGACAAACAAAACTATCTCAACACAACAACCACAAAACGAACTCATCAAAATTCAAGAAGTCATGGAGATCACGACTTTTTCCCGCAACACCATTTACAAGCTTATGGGCAATGGCGAGTTTCCACGCCTGTCAAAAGTAGGTCGTGGCTCTTACTGGAAACGCCGCGAAATAGAGCAATGGATTAACGACCTCACCCCCGCCACAGACGAACAAGTGCAAGAAGCCGCCGAACAAGCCGCAAAAGCCGCTCGAAAGAAAGTTCACTAA
- a CDS encoding tyrosine-type recombinase/integrase: MLTDLKIKSLKPKSKPYKVLDGDRLYLQVMATGKKFWRMRYKINGKDSFFTIGEYPMVSLYHARRERDKAAEQISLGLDPNIEKKADEMRKKSEDSSTFYAVSEQYYSKKKDGWSDHYAWQYGSVMENDVYPIIGDMPISRITAPYLLKIIESMEKRGAPTMAILARLFMGQVFRYAGARLMVEADPTVFLAGVITRPKVRHAPALEKDQIITLFKNLAVYNGFPATIIAVKLLAHTFMRTKELRCMQWSFIQGDAVVFPEHIMKKREKQIVPLTARSLELIDELRKYTGGHELMFPNVRDSSRSMSNTTINRVIERLGFKGDFSGHGFRSTASTMLNEMGYREDAIERQLSHVERKGQRRAYNHGEYMAERREMMEYWSGFLVGLGV, encoded by the coding sequence ATGCTCACTGATTTAAAAATAAAGTCGCTAAAACCAAAGAGTAAACCGTACAAGGTGTTGGATGGTGACCGCTTGTATCTGCAAGTCATGGCAACTGGTAAAAAGTTCTGGAGGATGCGGTATAAAATAAATGGAAAAGACAGTTTCTTTACAATTGGCGAATATCCAATGGTAAGTCTTTACCACGCTCGGCGCGAGCGAGACAAAGCCGCCGAACAGATTTCGCTTGGTTTGGATCCAAACATAGAGAAAAAAGCCGATGAAATGCGAAAAAAGAGCGAGGATTCAAGCACTTTTTACGCTGTGAGCGAACAGTATTATTCAAAGAAAAAAGACGGTTGGAGTGATCACTATGCATGGCAATATGGCTCGGTCATGGAAAACGACGTTTACCCCATTATTGGTGATATGCCAATCTCTCGAATTACCGCCCCGTACCTACTGAAGATAATAGAAAGCATGGAAAAAAGAGGCGCGCCCACCATGGCAATATTGGCGCGTTTGTTTATGGGGCAGGTGTTTCGATATGCTGGTGCCAGGTTAATGGTTGAGGCAGATCCTACCGTATTTTTAGCGGGTGTTATTACTCGGCCAAAAGTCCGGCACGCGCCAGCGCTTGAGAAAGATCAAATTATTACGTTGTTTAAAAACTTGGCCGTTTATAACGGCTTTCCCGCCACCATCATTGCGGTGAAATTGTTGGCGCATACTTTTATGCGGACAAAAGAGCTTAGATGCATGCAATGGTCGTTTATTCAGGGTGATGCCGTGGTATTTCCTGAGCACATTATGAAAAAGCGAGAAAAGCAAATAGTGCCATTAACAGCTAGGTCATTAGAGTTAATCGACGAGCTAAGAAAATACACCGGCGGTCATGAATTGATGTTTCCCAATGTGCGTGACTCGTCACGATCCATGAGTAACACAACAATAAATCGAGTCATTGAGCGGCTAGGCTTTAAAGGGGATTTCAGCGGCCACGGATTTAGAAGCACCGCGTCCACTATGCTAAATGAAATGGGTTATCGAGAAGACGCAATAGAAAGACAGCTTTCACACGTCGAGCGAAAAGGCCAGCGCCGCGCCTACAACCATGGCGAATACATGGCAGAGCGTCGGGAAATGATGGAGTATTGGTCTGGTTTTCTGGTAGGTTTGGGTGTTTGA
- the djlA gene encoding co-chaperone DjlA has product MWKIVCAILGYILAGFVGGLLGFFVGGVIDRAQAGGGFSSIAGRANVRLQQETFFRTLFLLMGRLAKADGQVTAAEIQLAESVMQRLRLSPAAQEQAKQLFNEGKSDNFDLSAVLNNFKQVVGAGDLTRTLLEVLLVSAYADGHFSLEEKSFVSQVCAHLGVSVAEFEALHIQVKQQAHFSQGYQSSSNGMGSKDLLKAAYEALGVTSDMSDADIKKAYRRLMSQHHPDKLSSKGLPDEMIELAKERTQEIQAAYEMVKNARK; this is encoded by the coding sequence ATGTGGAAAATTGTTTGCGCCATTTTGGGTTATATTTTGGCTGGTTTTGTAGGTGGATTACTGGGCTTTTTTGTTGGCGGTGTTATAGACAGAGCGCAGGCTGGCGGCGGCTTTAGCAGTATTGCTGGGCGCGCGAATGTACGATTACAACAGGAGACTTTTTTTCGTACCTTATTTCTTTTAATGGGGCGTTTAGCGAAAGCGGATGGACAGGTAACGGCGGCTGAAATTCAGTTAGCGGAGTCTGTGATGCAGCGCTTAAGATTGTCCCCTGCGGCTCAAGAGCAAGCCAAGCAGCTTTTTAATGAAGGCAAATCTGATAATTTTGACCTTTCAGCGGTGTTGAATAACTTTAAACAAGTGGTTGGTGCGGGCGATTTGACGCGTACTTTGTTGGAAGTGTTACTGGTGTCGGCGTATGCCGATGGCCATTTTAGTCTGGAAGAAAAATCCTTTGTCTCCCAAGTGTGTGCTCATCTTGGTGTGTCGGTAGCGGAATTTGAAGCGCTGCACATTCAAGTTAAACAGCAGGCGCACTTCAGCCAAGGTTATCAATCTTCTTCTAATGGAATGGGCTCGAAAGATTTATTGAAAGCGGCCTATGAAGCGCTTGGCGTTACATCAGACATGTCAGATGCCGATATCAAAAAAGCCTATCGTCGCCTAATGAGTCAGCATCATCCTGATAAATTAAGTTCAAAAGGCTTGCCAGATGAAATGATTGAACTGGCGAAAGAGCGCACGCAAGAAATTCAAGCGGCCTATGAAATGGTAAAAAATGCCCGCAAATAA
- a CDS encoding phosphoglycolate phosphatase, translating into MKTPSYFSAWFDGWPELVCLDLDGTLVDSVPDIAGAVDAFLTELGAPLAGEDRVRGWVGFGSAKLIEQALAWADIDAAQHEEAYRIFLTHYHRHLTDGTTLYPNVKALLKAFKHHGVPVALITNKPSVFVKPMLDHFELTEQFGWLLGGDTLEEKKPSAMPLLHCSESIDALPEKCLMIGDSITDFNAANNAGFKCALVTYGYHQGVDLTALGADAIIDDLAELLM; encoded by the coding sequence ATGAAAACACCGAGCTATTTTTCAGCGTGGTTTGATGGTTGGCCGGAGCTGGTGTGTTTGGATCTTGATGGGACGCTAGTCGACAGTGTGCCTGATATTGCGGGTGCCGTTGATGCCTTCTTAACCGAGCTTGGCGCGCCATTAGCCGGAGAAGATCGCGTTCGTGGTTGGGTTGGTTTTGGCTCGGCCAAGTTGATTGAGCAAGCCTTAGCGTGGGCGGATATTGATGCGGCTCAGCATGAAGAAGCCTATCGCATTTTTCTGACCCATTATCATCGCCATTTAACCGATGGCACGACACTTTACCCCAATGTGAAGGCCTTGTTAAAAGCCTTTAAGCACCATGGTGTGCCAGTTGCACTGATTACCAATAAGCCAAGCGTGTTTGTGAAACCCATGTTGGATCATTTTGAACTAACGGAACAGTTCGGTTGGTTGCTGGGTGGCGACACTCTAGAAGAGAAAAAACCCTCAGCTATGCCCTTGTTGCATTGCAGTGAGTCGATAGACGCCTTGCCGGAAAAATGCTTGATGATAGGGGATTCCATTACCGATTTTAACGCGGCCAACAACGCAGGATTTAAATGTGCTTTGGTGACGTATGGTTATCATCAAGGTGTCGATTTAACCGCGCTAGGTGCGGATGCGATTATTGATGATTTGGCCGAGTTGCTGATGTAG
- a CDS encoding LPS-assembly protein LptD — protein sequence MAKHLRTYALFFHSLFIVPFAQAQVDQWDWAPRESLTSEQQSQLNQYCQGSYVSSWQATNATSTNLAADLIVRDKNGVIHLQGAAEVIQPQSTLSADSIEGIPNEYYRATGNVTLRSENQLIRSSNGYIANNDTAPTEFNQAKFLSHQSGARGEAALLSRRQDGVVFIEEGFFTTCEPNEESWKLYGSAIKLDTKSGFGTAKHVQIRIADLPVFYFPWLRFPLNNTRQTGFLFPSFGYSGTDGLSFSAPFYWNIAPNYDATITPQFIQEKGAGVDIEFRHLSPYGETIYEQSSFSDNDEGEQTLLKLTTAQSFNRYVSAGFLLEDNPTSDKYPEANSTSIGEKDHYQRSVYINVNSGNFLNKVTYLTYQTPDRAIDQPFEWLPRIDSSYRLATSLLDYRIDVQYTDFYDPAEDNFDGQRIALNQDVSLNFSNAWGSLTPGVLTQYRDYNLHDYTTDADHAASVGNLSGYLDSSLVLERRVDINKGVWRQTLEPRLNYLYVPYEDQDAIPDFDASHSTMTYSQAFSHKRFNGNDRIGDTEQVSFGLESRLYDENNNERWAFKAGQVFYLADRYVGISGDTDDNSAIDNAKRSDLLTSANYNGNRYSLTGNVNYNLDNDEVNLAQLVTTLEPVDDVKINLSYLYSINNIDPDDDAKQASIGSIFPLNQNWSMFTQYTYDFLREDASKEIAGFGYENCCIKVSLSYQHWLNDDNEFDRGVFLQFILRSLSTAGRASNAANIADSYWNQGKVGY from the coding sequence ATGGCTAAGCATTTACGCACCTACGCCTTATTTTTTCACAGTCTTTTCATCGTGCCATTCGCTCAAGCACAAGTAGACCAATGGGATTGGGCGCCCAGAGAATCGTTGACATCCGAACAACAGAGTCAACTCAATCAATATTGTCAGGGAAGTTACGTCAGTAGCTGGCAGGCAACCAATGCCACAAGCACCAACCTTGCAGCGGACCTGATCGTACGGGATAAGAACGGCGTGATTCATTTACAAGGGGCGGCTGAGGTCATACAACCCCAGTCCACGCTATCCGCTGACAGCATAGAAGGCATCCCCAATGAATACTACCGCGCGACGGGCAACGTTACTCTGCGCAGTGAAAACCAGCTTATTCGTAGTTCAAATGGCTACATCGCCAACAACGATACGGCACCAACAGAATTCAACCAGGCTAAATTTCTGAGTCATCAAAGCGGCGCACGGGGCGAAGCCGCATTACTATCACGCCGCCAAGATGGCGTGGTGTTTATTGAAGAGGGCTTTTTTACCACCTGCGAACCCAATGAAGAAAGCTGGAAGCTCTATGGCAGTGCCATAAAACTGGACACAAAAAGCGGCTTTGGTACGGCAAAACATGTTCAAATTCGCATTGCAGACCTACCCGTTTTCTACTTTCCTTGGCTACGATTCCCGCTCAATAACACTCGCCAAACGGGCTTTTTATTCCCAAGCTTTGGCTACTCAGGAACAGACGGACTGAGTTTTTCCGCGCCATTTTACTGGAACATAGCGCCCAACTACGACGCCACTATCACACCACAGTTTATTCAAGAAAAAGGCGCCGGTGTCGATATCGAATTTCGTCACTTAAGCCCTTATGGTGAAACGATTTACGAGCAATCGAGCTTTTCCGATAACGATGAGGGTGAACAAACCCTGCTCAAATTGACCACAGCACAATCCTTTAATCGGTACGTTAGCGCTGGCTTCTTATTGGAAGACAACCCCACTAGCGACAAATACCCAGAAGCGAACAGCACTTCCATTGGCGAGAAAGACCACTATCAACGCAGTGTCTATATTAATGTTAATAGCGGCAATTTTCTGAACAAAGTCACATACTTGACTTACCAAACACCCGATAGGGCAATCGACCAACCCTTCGAATGGCTGCCTCGTATCGACAGCTCCTATCGCTTAGCAACCTCATTACTAGACTATCGTATTGATGTGCAATACACCGACTTCTATGACCCAGCGGAAGACAACTTCGACGGTCAGCGTATTGCCTTAAATCAAGATGTCAGTTTAAATTTCAGCAACGCGTGGGGAAGTCTCACTCCTGGGGTGCTAACCCAGTATCGTGACTATAATCTGCACGACTACACCACCGATGCCGATCACGCAGCTTCGGTTGGCAACCTAAGTGGTTACCTTGACTCATCATTAGTATTAGAACGTCGCGTGGATATCAATAAGGGCGTATGGCGCCAGACGCTTGAGCCTCGTCTAAATTACCTGTACGTACCTTATGAAGATCAAGACGCGATTCCAGATTTTGACGCCAGCCACTCAACCATGACCTACTCACAAGCCTTTAGCCATAAACGCTTCAATGGTAACGACCGCATCGGCGACACGGAACAAGTCTCTTTTGGACTAGAAAGTCGCCTCTATGATGAAAACAATAATGAAAGATGGGCCTTTAAAGCAGGCCAAGTCTTCTATTTAGCAGACCGTTATGTTGGTATTAGTGGCGACACTGACGACAATAGCGCCATTGACAACGCAAAGCGAAGTGACCTACTCACCTCCGCCAACTACAATGGCAATCGCTACAGCCTAACCGGTAATGTAAACTACAACCTTGATAACGATGAGGTAAACTTGGCACAATTAGTCACCACACTCGAACCCGTGGATGACGTCAAAATCAACCTAAGCTATTTGTACTCGATCAACAATATCGACCCAGATGACGATGCGAAACAAGCCAGTATTGGTAGCATTTTTCCACTCAACCAAAACTGGTCAATGTTTACACAATATACTTATGACTTTTTAAGAGAAGACGCCAGCAAAGAAATCGCGGGGTTCGGTTATGAAAACTGCTGCATCAAGGTGTCATTAAGTTATCAACATTGGCTAAACGACGATAACGAATTTGATCGGGGCGTCTTTTTACAATTTATTTTACGTAGTTTAAGCACTGCAGGGCGCGCTAGTAACGCAGCCAACATTGCCGATAGCTATTGGAACCAAGGAAAAGTTGGATATTAA
- a CDS encoding calcium/sodium antiporter — protein MTLALLAIVCGFVLLVWSADRFVDGAAATAKHFGMPSLLIGMVVVGFGTSAPEMVVSAMAAIDGKPDLAMGNALGSNIVNIGLILGITALIAPITVNSSIVRKELPLLLLICLLLGGLLWDGAFSFIEAIILLVGFLALVVWSVFSALKAKGDNLGVETEQALVAHQMTVGKAVFWLVVGLILLIISSRILVWGAVSIAQTLGISNLIIGLTIIALGTSLPELAASVIAARKGEHDLAIGNIVGSNMFNILAVVGIAGIIEPIRSMAPEVFNRDWLVMLGMTIMLFAMAYGFGREGRINRLEGGVLIAAFAAYNIWLVISVLG, from the coding sequence ATGACACTTGCACTGCTTGCTATTGTGTGTGGTTTTGTTTTGCTGGTTTGGAGTGCGGATAGGTTTGTCGATGGGGCCGCCGCCACGGCGAAGCATTTTGGCATGCCGTCTTTGTTAATAGGCATGGTAGTGGTGGGCTTTGGTACGTCGGCGCCTGAAATGGTGGTCTCAGCCATGGCGGCTATCGATGGGAAGCCGGATTTGGCGATGGGTAATGCCTTAGGCTCTAATATTGTCAATATTGGTTTGATACTGGGGATTACGGCCTTAATTGCGCCTATTACAGTGAATTCCAGTATTGTGCGTAAGGAGCTGCCATTACTGTTGCTGATTTGTTTGCTATTGGGTGGTTTGCTTTGGGATGGGGCTTTTAGCTTTATCGAAGCCATTATTTTGTTGGTTGGTTTTCTGGCCTTGGTTGTATGGAGTGTTTTTTCCGCTCTAAAAGCCAAAGGCGACAATTTAGGCGTGGAAACCGAGCAGGCGCTTGTTGCTCATCAAATGACGGTGGGTAAGGCGGTTTTTTGGCTTGTTGTGGGCTTGATCTTGCTGATTATCAGTTCTCGGATCTTAGTTTGGGGGGCGGTTAGTATTGCCCAAACGCTAGGTATTAGTAATTTGATTATTGGTTTAACCATTATTGCACTGGGTACTTCACTGCCAGAGCTGGCGGCGTCGGTGATCGCGGCGCGTAAAGGCGAGCATGATCTTGCGATTGGCAATATCGTCGGTTCAAATATGTTTAACATTCTCGCCGTGGTTGGGATTGCGGGTATTATTGAACCGATTCGCTCCATGGCGCCGGAAGTATTTAATCGAGATTGGTTAGTGATGCTGGGTATGACCATTATGTTATTTGCAATGGCTTATGGCTTTGGTCGAGAAGGGCGTATTAATCGGCTTGAAGGCGGGGTATTAATCGCGGCTTTTGCGGCTTATAACATCTGGTTAGTCATCTCAGTATTGGGTTAG
- a CDS encoding DUF7673 family protein, with amino-acid sequence MKQQFTTMNPEFRAAIEEQQQAYDAAASKSQAGEAEYKDAILRLLKLAQSDSSASEVAAQILLSTYNSYNWHAPLAWFCHLDALNFDAAITVIKGRWSLHCEPHNAIQNGDALFKDLVKRWPNLPTQG; translated from the coding sequence ATGAAACAGCAATTCACAACCATGAACCCAGAATTTCGCGCGGCGATTGAAGAACAACAACAGGCCTATGATGCCGCCGCAAGCAAAAGCCAAGCGGGTGAAGCCGAGTACAAAGACGCGATCTTACGCTTATTGAAGTTGGCACAAAGTGACAGCAGCGCCTCAGAAGTGGCCGCGCAAATCTTGCTGTCTACTTACAATAGCTACAACTGGCACGCGCCGCTGGCTTGGTTTTGCCACCTCGACGCCCTCAACTTTGACGCCGCCATTACCGTCATCAAAGGCCGCTGGTCACTGCACTGCGAACCACACAACGCCATCCAAAACGGTGACGCACTTTTCAAAGACCTTGTTAAACGCTGGCCGAATCTGCCAACGCAAGGTTAA
- a CDS encoding mechanosensitive ion channel family protein, translated as MHWVVRVFLVVLSTLVVNFVATRIITRIDKQLERTKTPWDNVLIHAAQKPVGVAIWLIGLSVAAEISGTEMDPGLTSLIQSIREIGVVVILTWFILRCISESEKTLTHSDKLKTHVDHTTASAISKLLRASVIITSVLVILQTLGYSISGVLAFGGIGGIAVGFAAKDLLANFFGGLMVYLDRPFAIGDWIRSPDQNIEGTVEHIGWRQTRIRTFEKRPLYVPNSTFSLISVENPSRMTHRRINETIGVRYGDFSLLPTILADIKEMIANHEDLDTNQTYMVNFNQFGPSSLDFFIYAYTKTVDWRTFHNVKQDVLFQAMQIIESHGAEVAFPTHTIHMAKDMPPEPAQAPAQ; from the coding sequence ATGCACTGGGTCGTTCGGGTATTTTTGGTTGTACTCAGTACGCTAGTGGTTAACTTCGTTGCCACTCGTATTATAACGCGTATTGACAAGCAATTAGAGCGCACCAAAACGCCTTGGGACAATGTCCTGATTCATGCGGCTCAAAAACCCGTCGGGGTAGCTATATGGCTCATTGGGTTAAGTGTCGCGGCGGAAATATCAGGCACTGAAATGGACCCAGGCCTTACTTCGCTTATTCAGTCTATCCGCGAAATCGGTGTCGTCGTTATTCTCACCTGGTTTATTTTACGCTGCATTTCTGAAAGTGAAAAAACCCTAACCCACTCAGATAAATTAAAAACCCATGTGGATCACACCACCGCCAGCGCGATCAGCAAATTATTACGCGCATCGGTGATCATCACCTCCGTATTGGTCATTTTACAGACCTTGGGCTACAGTATTTCTGGCGTATTAGCGTTTGGTGGTATTGGTGGCATTGCGGTCGGCTTTGCCGCAAAAGACTTACTGGCCAATTTCTTTGGTGGCTTAATGGTGTATTTAGATAGACCCTTTGCGATTGGCGATTGGATTCGCTCGCCAGATCAAAATATTGAAGGCACGGTTGAACACATAGGTTGGCGACAAACCAGAATTCGCACCTTTGAAAAGCGCCCTTTGTATGTGCCGAACTCAACTTTTTCGCTTATTTCGGTGGAAAACCCGTCACGCATGACGCACCGCCGCATCAACGAAACTATTGGCGTTCGTTATGGTGATTTCAGTCTTTTACCCACCATTTTGGCCGATATTAAAGAGATGATTGCCAACCATGAAGACCTTGATACCAATCAAACTTACATGGTGAACTTCAACCAATTTGGCCCTTCGTCTTTGGATTTCTTTATTTACGCCTACACCAAAACCGTCGATTGGCGAACCTTTCACAACGTCAAACAAGACGTTTTGTTTCAAGCCATGCAGATTATTGAGTCGCACGGCGCAGAAGTGGCCTTCCCAACTCACACCATTCACATGGCGAAAGACATGCCGCCCGAACCGGCACAAGCGCCAGCACAATAA